Proteins found in one Hirundo rustica isolate bHirRus1 chromosome 9, bHirRus1.pri.v3, whole genome shotgun sequence genomic segment:
- the FNDC7 gene encoding fibronectin type III domain-containing protein 7: protein MGSEIPSGEVPGDEGSSPEVGASCCLSDSAAGTALGIGLSVKLERSSDKMRGAKSESLAFTGVLLSCLKMIFSANTAPDIPVIDQAYSKLSNSITVEWRAVPGATNYMLTAQDGDSFIETIVKNSPGTVMGLKPATLYRVTVTSINSGGKSQPSPFRKVKTVLAAPIVSVRSLSCDSIAVSWKAVHMAAGFSVSLTRSDGLGRMLKQNTTNTSLIFTNLDPGVLYTIKAYAWNTNGMPGDDFTYNQRTSPNAPVDVKVAFNSGALRAVVSWMPSEGALTYSVTVSSGLLKLRCNTSSASCMVPSLQCGSEYHVSVTAYNDAGSSEPTDAVSLKTIPCAPVNISIEEDEPGHLLVSWSSVSLGHYYVVFVKSDDGFEVHCNTSYTQCHFQSDCGFTYFISVFAYNKAGQSPLGDVFNYTTAPCCPSDFRAVFTSSDTVRVTWAPVRGADLYETRAAGGSGVVLCRDTATACTLSALQCSTPYNITVYSFSEARGSNTSCTPQYVATAPCSPEIKNISKEGLSVSVQWQPNNEEATYVVTARGEAGLWHCTSTRNSCTLMDLPCGSAFSVSAIARSPAGQSFPSYSIPLETAPCCPNDLQLTQVTQSVTNISWSLGRGAQTYVTTLESPKGQAKCHTLQTYCLLGCITCGTNYTVSLRAVSESGLTSNCTYQGYSSSACCPSGVKLYRLSNNGIRVFWRTPDETINYKADLHGSKGNFSCTPSSGLSHCDVTKIPCGDVYTVVVAPVTDKGPKLTLFSSFCPKKIYSVTCSGSSVGMVVYRGKSNAKHI from the exons ATGGGGTCCGAAATTCCCTCTGGGGAAGTGCCCGGTGACGAGGGCTCGTCCCCTGAGGTAGGAGCCTCCTGCTGCCTTAG TGACAGCGCCGCTGGAACAGCGCTGGGCATCGGCCTCAGCGTCAAGCTGGAACGAAGTTCTGACAAGATGCGCGGTGCAAAAAGTGAATCGTTAGCCTTTACTGGAGTGCTTCTCAGCTGCCTGAAAATG ATATTTTCGGCAAACACAG ctCCAGATATACCTGTTATTGACCAAGCTTATTCAAAACTTAGCAACAGTATCACAGTGGAATGGAGAGCAGTACCTGGGGCTACTAATTACATGCTGACTGCACAAGATGGAGATTCCTTCATTGAAACTATAGTAAAAAATTCTCCAGGCACAGTGATGGGACTGAAGCCTGCCACCTTGTACCGAGTCACTGTCACATCTATAAattcaggaggaaaaagccAGCCTTCACctttcagaaaagtaaaaacag TCCTGGCTGCTCCGATTGTGTCTGTTCGTTCTCTGAGCTGTGACTCCATTGCAGTGAGCTGGAAAGCTGTGCATATGGCAGCTGGGTTCTCTGTGTCACTCACGAGATCAGATGGTTTGGGCAGAATGCTGAAGCAGAACACCACCAATACATCCTTGATATTTACCAATCTAGATCCAGGAGTTCTCTATACTATCAAGGCTTATGCCTGGAACACCAATGGGATGCCTGGAGATGATTTCACATATAACCAAAGAACAA GTCCTAATGCACCAGTGGATGTTAAAGTAGCTTTCAATAGCGGTGCTTTAAGAGCTGTTGTGTCTTGGATGCCATCAGAAGGAGCTCTAACTTACAGTGTCACAGTCTCCAGTGGACTCCTGAAACTGAGGTGCAACACATCTTCTGCCTCTTGCATGGTGCCATCCCTCCAGTGCGGCTCTGAATATCATGTGTCTGTCACAGCATACAATGATGCTGGATCCAGTGAACCTACTGATGCAGTAAGCTTAAAAACTA ttccTTGTGCACCAGTGAACATATCAATTGAGGAGGATGAACCTGGTCACTTGTTGGTATCATGGTCTAGCGTCAGTTTGGGTCATTATTACGTGGTTTTTGTGAAGAGCGACGATGGCTTCGAAGTGCACTGCAACACATCGTATACTCAATGCCATTTCCAGTCGGACTGTGGTTTCACTTATTTCATTAGTGTCTTTGCATATAACAAGGCAGGGCAGAGTCCTTTAGGTGATGTATTCAATTACACTACTG CTCCTTGTTGCCCCAGTGACTTCAGGGCCGTGTTCACGTCAAGCGACACGGTGCGGGTCACTTGGGCTCCTGTGCGAGGCGCTGACCTGTACGAGACCCGAGCGGCCGGCGGCAGCGGTGTggtgctctgcagggacacggCCACGGCCTGCACCCTGTCGGCTCTGCAGTGCAGCACCCCCTACAACATCACCGTGTACTCCTTCAGCGAGGCCAGGGGCAGCAACACCTCATGTACCCCCCAGTACGTGGCAACAG ctccctgcagtcctgaaattaaaaatatctcaaaggAGGGTCTATCTGTAAGTGTGCAGTGGCAACCTAACAATGAAGAAGCTACGTATGTTGTCACTgccagaggagaggctggactTTGGCATTGCACAAGCACCAGGAATTCCTGTACCCTAATGGATCTTCCCTGTGGATCTGCTTTCTCTGTAAGTGCTATAGCAAGATCACCAGCAGGACAGAGCTTCCCAAGCTACAGTATTCCTTTAGAGACAG cTCCTTGTTGCCCTAATGACCTGCAACTAACTCAAGTGACACAGTCGGTAACCAATATCAGCTGGTCTCTTGGGAGGGGTGCACAGACATATGTAACAACACTGGAGTCTCCAAAAGGACAGGCAAAGTGTCACACACTTCAGACCTACTGTCTCCTGGGATGTATCACATGTGGCACCAACTACACAGTGTCTCTGAGAGCCGTTAGCGAGTCGGGTTTGACATCCAACTGCACCTATCAGGGATATTCTTCCA GTGCTTGCTGCCCTTCTGGAGTGAAGCTCTACAGACTCAGCAACAATGGCATCAGGGTGTTCTGGAGAACTCCTGATGAAACAATAAACTACAAAGCTGATTTACATGGCTCAAAGGGCAATTTCAGCTGTACCCCCAGCTCGGGTCTGAGTCACTGTGATGTCACCAAGATACCTTGTGGAGATGTCTACACTGTGGTGGTAGCTCCAGTGACTGACAAGGGGCCAAAGctcactttattttcttcattttgtcctaagaaaatatattcag TCACCTGCTCTGGAAGCTCTGTTGGAATGG TTGTTTACAGAGGAAAGAGCAATGCAAAACACATCTAG
- the PRPF38B gene encoding pre-mRNA-splicing factor 38B — MANNSPAVANCQGQQAAQHPPGAIPPVQQPLQSGGPKPAASGKQGNVLPLWGNEKTMNLNPMILTNILSSPYFKVQLYELKTYHEVVDEIYFKVTHVEPWEKGSRKTAGQTGMCGGVRGVGTGGIVSTAFCLLYKLFTLKLTRKQVMGLITHTDSPYIRALGFMYIRYTQPPTDLWDWFESFLDDEEDLDVKAGGGCVMTIGEMLRSFLTKLEWFSTLFPRIPVPVQKAIDQQIKSRPRKIKKDGKEGMEEIDRHAERRRSRSPRPRSISPRRSPRRSRSRSHHREGHGSSSFDRELERERERQRLEREAKEREKERRRSRSTDRSLERRRSRSRDRYRSRSRSRDRKGDRRDRDREREKENERSRKKERDYDKERGSEREKDRSRERSKERKSKGDTEERRHKDDKDEKKHRDDKRDSKKERKHSRSRSRERRHRSRSRSRNTGKRSRSRSKEKSSKHKNENKEKSNKRSRSRSRGRTDSVEKSRKRDQSPSKEKSRKRSRSKERSHKHDHSDSKDHSDKHDRRRSQSTEQESQEKQQKNKDETV, encoded by the exons ATGGCCAACAACAGCCCCGCGGTGGCGAactgccaggggcagcaggcGGCCCAGCACCCGCCCGGCGCCATTCCGCCCGTGCAGCAGCCGCTGCAGAGCGGGGGCCCCAAGCCGGCGGCCTCGGGAAAGCAGGGCAACGTGCTGCCGCTGTGGGGCAACGAAAAGACCATGAACCTGAACCCCATGATCCTCACCAACATCCTTTCGTCGCCCTACTTCAAGGTGCAGCTCTACGAGCTCAAGACCTACCACGAAGTGGTGGACGAGATCTATTTCAAG GTTACGCATGTTGAACCATGggagaagggcagcagaaaaacagcaggcCAGACAGGGATGTGTGGAGGG gtGCGCGGTGTTGGAACTGGAGGAATTGTGTCTACTGCTTTTTGTCTGCTCTACAAATTATTTACACTGAAGCTCACTCGTAAGCAAGTGATGGGCCTTATCACTCATACAGACTCCCCATATATTAGGGCTCTTGGATTTATGTATATAAG GTACACACAGCCACCTACAGATCTATGGGACTGGTTTGAATCCTTTCTTGATGATGAGGAG GACCTGGATGTGAAGGCAGGTGGGGGTTGTGTTATGACCATAGGGGAGATGCTTCGTTCCTTCCTCACTAAGCTTGAATGGTTTTCTACGTTGTTTCCAAGAATTCCTGTGCCAGTCCAGAAAGCCATCGACCAGCAAATTAAAAGCAGACCtagaaaaatcaagaaagaTGGCAAGGAAGGGATGGAAGAAATAGACCGGCATGCAGAACGTAGACGTTCAAG GTCTCCAAGACCAAGATCCATCAGTCCCAGGAGGTCTCCCAGAAGATCCAGAAGCAGAAGTCACCATCGTGAAGGCCATGGATCATCTAGTTTTGATAGAGAACTAGAAAGAGAACGAGAACGGCAGAGATTAGAACGCGAagcaaaggagagagaaaaagaaagacgGAGATCTCGAAGTACCGATCGCTCACTGGAACGGAGGCGAAGCAGAAGCAGGGACAGATACAGAAGCCGGAGTCGAAGTCGTGACAGGAAAGGAGATAGAAGAGACAGGGATAGGGAgcgagagaaagaaaatgagcgGAGTCgtaaaaaagagagagattatGATAAGGAAAGAGGTAGTGAGAGGGAAAAAGATCGATCTAGAGAAAGgtcaaaagaaaggaagagtaAGGGTGACACGGAGGAGAGAAGACACAAGGATGACAAAGATGAGAAGAAACACCGCGACGACAAGAGGGATTcgaaaaaagagagaaagcatAGTAGAAGTCGAAGCCGGGAACGAAGGCATAGGAGTAGGAGTCGAAGCAGGAACACAGGTAAGCgcagcagaagcaggagcaaagagaaatcaagtaaacataaaaatgaaaataaagagaagtcAAATAAACGGAGtagaagcagaagcagaggaagaacagATAGTGTTGAGAAGTCCAGAAAACGAGATCAGAGtcccagcaaagaaaaatccaggAAGCGTAGCAGAAGCAAAGAACGTTCCCACAAACATGATCACAGTGATAGCAAGGACCATTCTGACAAACATGATCGTCGAAGGAGCCAAAGTACAGAACAAGAGAGCcaagaaaagcaacagaaaaacaaagatgagACTGTGTGA